In Syntrophorhabdaceae bacterium, the following are encoded in one genomic region:
- a CDS encoding xanthine dehydrogenase family protein molybdopterin-binding subunit — protein sequence MAHTYRYIGKTAPRRDATDIVTGGTKFLNDIKQIRFPDMLYGKVLRSPHPHALIKKVDKARALKLKGVKAVLTWEDVPDWKAGTPRIVRILDRKVRYVGDAVALIAATSEEVAREALGIIDVEYEILPAVYDVEEALKPDAPQLYEELPGNVVTPGHTLLGPKGLTEIVIGDVEKGFEEADVITEGTFGYEGTPNPMPPEPPGVVALWEEPNKVDLWVVNQFPYLDKITLYFTFGRKVDVRVHGGPCGGSYGSRTMSWQVEAYATALSRATGRPVKLILTKEEHLATFTIRLGSRMRAKVGMKKDGTLTAVSGKWFVNTGYYSYSTQFMVAVGSGEAQIMARCPNWNLKPVIVCTNRNASGPVRGFGGQELKCALIPLLSLAMQKADVDPLEFFKKNFVKPGEGYFWRDGIWYTYRGADYRKAMDRGAERFGWKEKWKGWLKPSSVKGVTRRGVGVASHGNADVGEDSSEVHVHLRPDGTALINSNVTEHGTGQWSNFQKMVAEVLQLPLDRVTMTPSDTLFNPYEFGPAGSRGTYAIGSAMIAAAEDARKKLFEIIAPELQAGPDDLDTMDGMVFARSNPERKIPWRVIGADRTVTGLGRFEADYTMSNCMTTFVEVEVDTETGKVDLVRVVNATDVGRIIDPQGLEGQLNGCLGSGGIDSALFEEIVLDRSTGHILNANMIDYKWRSFSELPQIDNVVLETPFPTHRFHAVGAGEVATAPGPTAVLIAASNAVGTWLHEYPLTPDKILRALGKIPSGRKGGAL from the coding sequence ATGGCACACACATACAGATATATAGGTAAGACAGCACCCAGGAGAGATGCTACGGATATTGTCACGGGAGGAACAAAATTCCTCAACGACATCAAACAGATCAGATTCCCCGACATGCTTTACGGAAAGGTGCTCCGAAGCCCCCATCCCCACGCCCTCATTAAAAAGGTCGATAAGGCACGGGCCCTCAAGCTGAAGGGAGTGAAAGCGGTCCTTACCTGGGAGGATGTTCCCGATTGGAAGGCAGGCACGCCGCGTATAGTGCGCATCCTTGACCGTAAGGTCCGCTATGTGGGCGATGCGGTCGCGCTGATCGCGGCTACCAGCGAGGAGGTAGCCAGGGAAGCGCTCGGTATTATCGATGTGGAGTATGAAATCCTGCCCGCTGTCTATGACGTGGAAGAGGCCCTCAAACCTGATGCTCCCCAATTGTATGAAGAACTTCCAGGCAACGTCGTAACGCCGGGACACACTCTCCTGGGACCGAAAGGGCTGACCGAAATCGTCATAGGGGATGTGGAGAAGGGCTTCGAGGAAGCCGACGTGATCACCGAGGGAACCTTCGGATACGAGGGAACGCCAAACCCCATGCCTCCCGAGCCTCCCGGCGTAGTTGCTCTGTGGGAGGAACCGAACAAAGTCGATCTTTGGGTCGTAAATCAGTTCCCCTACCTCGATAAGATCACCCTTTATTTTACCTTTGGCAGAAAAGTAGATGTAAGGGTCCATGGCGGTCCCTGCGGAGGGAGTTACGGATCACGGACTATGTCGTGGCAGGTGGAAGCCTACGCAACAGCCCTGAGCAGAGCTACAGGCCGACCCGTAAAACTGATCTTGACCAAGGAGGAACACCTCGCCACGTTTACTATCAGGCTTGGCTCGCGGATGCGAGCGAAAGTGGGCATGAAGAAGGACGGGACTCTCACCGCAGTGTCGGGCAAATGGTTTGTCAATACCGGATATTACTCCTACAGTACCCAGTTCATGGTTGCGGTCGGATCAGGGGAGGCGCAGATTATGGCCCGGTGCCCCAACTGGAATCTAAAACCCGTGATCGTCTGCACCAACCGCAACGCGTCAGGGCCGGTGCGTGGCTTCGGCGGCCAGGAGCTCAAATGCGCCCTCATCCCCCTTCTCTCCCTCGCCATGCAGAAGGCTGACGTCGACCCGCTGGAGTTTTTCAAGAAGAACTTCGTAAAACCGGGTGAGGGTTATTTTTGGAGAGACGGTATCTGGTATACCTACAGGGGAGCTGATTACCGCAAGGCCATGGACCGGGGCGCCGAGCGCTTTGGCTGGAAGGAAAAATGGAAGGGATGGCTTAAGCCTTCCTCGGTAAAGGGCGTCACGCGAAGGGGGGTGGGTGTGGCCTCACACGGAAACGCGGACGTGGGAGAGGATTCTTCGGAAGTGCACGTCCATCTTCGTCCGGACGGGACGGCGCTCATCAATTCGAACGTGACGGAGCATGGAACAGGACAGTGGAGCAACTTCCAGAAGATGGTGGCGGAAGTCCTGCAATTGCCCCTGGACCGGGTGACGATGACGCCGTCAGATACGCTCTTTAACCCCTACGAGTTCGGGCCCGCAGGGTCCAGAGGCACCTACGCGATCGGAAGCGCCATGATCGCTGCGGCAGAGGATGCGAGGAAGAAGCTTTTCGAGATAATCGCCCCCGAGCTTCAGGCAGGGCCGGACGACCTGGACACCATGGACGGGATGGTCTTTGCCCGTTCCAATCCTGAAAGGAAAATACCCTGGAGGGTGATAGGGGCCGACCGCACCGTAACCGGTTTGGGGCGTTTTGAGGCAGACTATACCATGTCCAACTGCATGACCACCTTTGTCGAGGTAGAGGTCGATACGGAGACCGGGAAGGTGGATCTGGTGCGTGTCGTGAATGCCACGGATGTGGGCCGGATCATAGACCCCCAGGGTCTCGAAGGCCAGCTCAACGGGTGTCTCGGTTCGGGAGGGATCGACAGCGCACTCTTCGAAGAGATAGTGCTTGACCGTTCCACCGGGCACATACTTAATGCGAATATGATCGACTACAAATGGCGAAGCTTCTCCGAATTGCCCCAGATCGACAATGTGGTCCTTGAAACCCCTTTTCCCACCCATCGTTTTCACGCGGTGGGGGCCGGAGAGGTTGCGACAGCGCCCGGCCCGACTGCAGTCCTCATCGCTGCCTCGAACGCCGTCGGCACATGGCTGCACGAATACCCCCTCACGCCGGACAAGATTTTGAGGGCCCTCGGGAAGATTCCCTCCGGCCGTAAAGGAGGTGCTTTATGA
- a CDS encoding (2Fe-2S)-binding protein, whose product MERTERTGEASFESSLITLVVNGRTYELEVGEGAEKVEASATLAHTLRETLGLVGTKVACDNGACGCCTVLIEGKALLSCMTLTVECDGKKIQTIEGLRDPVSGVLDPLQQAFIDHTAFQCGYCTPGILMSAKALLNENPRPTEDEVKEALSGNFCRCISHYQVVKAVIAASEMTR is encoded by the coding sequence ATGGAAAGAACAGAACGAACCGGGGAGGCGTCTTTTGAGTCTTCTCTCATCACGCTCGTAGTGAACGGCAGAACCTATGAACTGGAGGTGGGGGAAGGCGCCGAAAAAGTCGAAGCCTCCGCGACCCTGGCCCATACCCTGAGGGAGACACTGGGACTTGTGGGCACCAAGGTCGCCTGCGACAATGGTGCATGCGGGTGCTGCACGGTACTCATCGAGGGAAAGGCCCTCCTTTCCTGTATGACCCTCACGGTGGAGTGCGATGGAAAGAAGATACAGACGATCGAGGGCCTCAGAGACCCTGTATCCGGCGTTCTCGATCCTCTTCAACAAGCATTTATAGATCATACTGCATTCCAGTGCGGGTACTGCACCCCCGGCATCCTCATGAGCGCAAAAGCCCTTCTCAATGAAAACCCCCGCCCCACTGAGGACGAGGTGAAGGAAGCGCTCTCCGGGAATTTCTGTCGATGCATCAGCCATTACCAGGTAGTCAAAGCCGTCATCGCGGCTTCAGAAATGACGAGGTGA
- a CDS encoding HigA family addiction module antitoxin, protein MSIKNEGMRKIKPTHPGEMLREDFMPDYGLTVASLAAALGTSRQTVNELLRERRAMTSTMALKLARLFGNSPEFWLNAQQAFDLWEAGTRHKEEIERIVRLPAA, encoded by the coding sequence ATGAGTATCAAAAATGAAGGCATGAGGAAAATAAAGCCGACACACCCCGGAGAGATGCTTCGAGAGGACTTTATGCCTGACTATGGCTTAACCGTCGCCTCCCTTGCCGCAGCCCTCGGGACATCCCGGCAGACAGTCAATGAATTACTTCGGGAGCGGCGCGCTATGACTTCAACCATGGCATTGAAGCTCGCTCGCCTCTTCGGCAATAGCCCGGAGTTTTGGTTAAACGCCCAGCAGGCTTTTGATTTGTGGGAAGCCGGGACGCGGCACAAGGAGGAGATTGAGCGTATCGTGCGCCTACCCGCCGCATAA
- a CDS encoding TetR/AcrR family transcriptional regulator: protein MQATRKVLVKKGNAASVSTIDICAAAKITRPTLYSYFRGKRELLMAVHGAAMERDLKPYIEKAASIGDPVERLTYMVRTYTKEIICVHPELRVLIHDTLTVKDKYFRDVKTEWKKHYFLLRDTIGQIQSEGRISPTIDPSLTALFLLGMLTWTTYWFDFDHKSGIDKVANLAEQLVFNALGLKNQTSKPDHSAGF, encoded by the coding sequence ATCCAGGCAACGCGGAAAGTCCTTGTGAAGAAGGGAAACGCCGCTTCCGTTTCGACAATCGACATCTGCGCTGCGGCAAAGATTACCAGGCCAACCCTCTACAGTTACTTCCGCGGTAAACGCGAACTTCTCATGGCTGTCCACGGGGCGGCCATGGAGCGGGATCTGAAACCCTACATCGAAAAAGCCGCCTCTATCGGGGACCCGGTGGAAAGGCTTACCTACATGGTGCGCACCTATACCAAAGAGATCATCTGTGTCCACCCCGAACTCCGGGTCCTCATACACGATACCCTGACCGTCAAGGATAAATATTTCCGTGATGTGAAAACAGAGTGGAAGAAACACTATTTTCTTCTTCGAGACACCATAGGACAAATCCAGTCGGAAGGCAGAATAAGCCCGACCATCGACCCTTCCCTCACCGCCCTCTTTTTACTCGGGATGTTGACATGGACCACATACTGGTTCGACTTTGACCATAAGAGCGGCATCGATAAGGTCGCCAATCTGGCGGAGCAACTGGTTTTCAACGCTCTCGGCCTCAAGAACCAGACGTCCAAGCCCGATCATTCCGCCGGCTTCTAA